A window of the Brassica napus cultivar Da-Ae chromosome C5, Da-Ae, whole genome shotgun sequence genome harbors these coding sequences:
- the LOC106435103 gene encoding homeobox-DDT domain protein RLT1 isoform X2 — MEMGSDGEEDQIRSVADSNHKNKKMKKVVDASNSKDSPSSKPKRQMKTPFQLQTLEQVYAEETYPSEATRAELSEKLDLSDRQLQMWFCHRRLKDKKDGQVKKTPKPSPVQPASAVPALYLPAAELDSGSDSGSGCSPYSDPRREFASGSSNSPAEYETMGSAGYEPPRSSVMVRRAVACIEAQLGEPLRDDGPILGMEFDPLPPGAFGTPIAMQTHQGHPYESKMYEPHDVRPRRSQAATSSFHDQQSLNDPSSFTPDMFGRYSESHARGVDYEISRPRSSSFMQGNGPLPKSYGNSSRNCSTSQQDMPSPILPSARGDSFLLERDSSGLRAEDPYLLSDGINDGRLGRGSGQKDFEKLELQRKRNEERMRKEMERYERERRKEEERLMRERIKEEERLQREQRREMERRERFLQRENERAEKNKQKEEIRREKEAIRRKIAVEKATARRIAKEAMDLIEDEQLELMDLAASSKGLSSVIQLDHETLQNLDLYRDSLSTFPPKALQLKMPFTISPWKDSEENVGNLLMVWRFLISFSDVLDLWPFTLDEFIQALHDYDSRLLGEIHITLLRSIIRDIEDVARTPYSGIGNNQYTTANPEGGHPQIVEGAYAWGFDIRSWKKHLNPLTWPEILRQLGLSSGFGPRLKKNNSRVTHTGEKDELQAKGCEDIISTLRSGSAAESAFASMLEKGLLAPRKSRHRLTPGTVKFAAFHVLSLEGSKGLTVIELADKIQKSGLRDLRTSKTPEASISVALTRDVKLFERIAPSTYCVRAPYVKDPADGEAILSEARKKIKAFENGLAGPEDVNDLEKDEDFECDIDEDPEVDDLATLPSASKSADLGEANGLSGKGGEIMFSDVKANVKSEVEKEVSSPPTSSMKTIVPQCHSEQGKDAAVSCMDNKNAVVEDIKQGKSWVLGLTEGDYCHLSVKERLEALVALVGIANEGNSIRANLEDRLEAANSLKKQMWAEAQLDNSCMRDVLKFDIQHSTREIDGFNRDPSQLVDETKPPLEVVSNDVHKLSTERGSVNQEGNISQENCSSKRSRSQLKSYISHKAEEVYPYRSLPLGQDRRHNRYWHFAASASKSDPCSGLIFVELHDSKWRLIDSAEAFDTLVASLDMRGVRESHLRIMLQKIEGAFKENACKKINLVRNPSLKEDSVSPFSAILGSSSDSMGVSTSVRVELGRRNDKEKENLLKRFHSFQRWMWTETYSSVPSCARKDGKKRCELLATCEVCVASYLSEYTHCTSCHQRLDMADSSERKIADSGLTASPLPFGVRLLKALLVFLEASVPDEAYESFWTEEKRKNWGFRLNASSSPEEFLQVLTYLESAIKKESLSSNFLSAKELFGAAGATADPGSVDVFPWIPKTVSAVALRLSDLDASIVYVKPEKPEPVPEDEKEQISLFPGNSLLKGKGPKEQEDQDEVVPNSGKKSSKRRVIFGSGSNKKAKKKKVQGGNGRFVAGRSNVAVNRNIMSVELNHQVPGRGKRTVRKRPERNDEDNYRLVSRMADIVKPTSEEDEEEQTFRGIDQDWAGETPREMDEEWASETPNRVMTPMQVDGESDDNSVGVQSEDDDDEGQFVSYSQRNKWGFDWNSNPNEAMEDVEEEEVAGVEQVQREYVAEMSESSEDEEDDDLPAASNNAAANNYDRESEDYSSSDS, encoded by the exons ATGGAGATGGGTTCCGATGGAGAAGAGGATCAGATCAGGAGCGTTGCTGATTCTAACCATAAGaataagaagatgaagaaggtcGTTGATGCTTCCAATTCAAAGGACTCTCCCTCCTCTAAGCCTAAGCGTCAGATGAAGACTCCCTTTCAGCTCCAAACCCTCGAGCAAGTCTATGCAG AGGAAACGTATCCCTCGGAGGCGACGAGGGCTGAGCTGtctgagaaacttgatttgtcAGATCGGCAGTTACAGATGTGGTTTTGTCACAGGAGGTTGAAGGACAAGAAGGATGGTCAGGTCAAGAAAACTCCCAAACCGTCCCCGGTTCAACCGGCTTCTGCTGTTCCTGCTTTGTACTTACCTGCTGCTGAACTGGACTCCGGATCTGATTCGGGTTCTGGCTGCAGCCCTTACTCGGATCCCAGGAGGGAGTTCGCGAGTGGTAGTAGTAACTCTCCCGCTGAGTACGAGACAATGGGGAGCGCAGGGTACGAGCCGCCACGGTCGTCTGTGATGGTTCGTAGAGCTGTTGCTTGCATTGAGGCTCAGTTAGGGGAGCCGTTGCGAGATGATGGACCTATTCTTGGAATGGAGTTTGATCCCTTGCCTCCTGGTGCTTTTGGGACACCTATAG CAATGCAGACGCACCAAGGTCATCCATATGAGAGCAAAATGTATGAGCCCCATGATGTCCGTCCTCGAAGA TCTCAGGCTGCCACCAGTTCTTTCCATGACCAACAATCTCTGAACGACCCGTCTTCCTTTACACCTGATATGTTCGGGCGGTACTCTGAAAGTCATGCACGTGGTGTGGACTATGAAATATCACGGCCTAGGAGTTCGTCGTTTATGCAGGGGAATGGGCCTTTACCAAAGTCCTATGGAAACTCATCTCGTAACTGTTCTACATCTCAGCAAGACATGCCTAGCCCCATTCTCCCATCAGCTCGTGGTGATAGCTTCTTGCTGGAGAGAGACTCCTCAGGCCTCCGAGCTGAAGATCCGTATTTGTTGTCTGACGGG ATTAACGATGGTAGACTCGGAAGAGGGAGTGGACAAAAGGATTTTGAGAAACTAGAACTTCAGAGGAAAAGG AATGAAGAACGCATGAGGAAAGAGATGGAAAGGTATGAGCGTGAGAGGcgtaaagaagaagagaggttgATGCGTGAAAGAATAAAAGAAGAGGAGAGGTTACAGCGTGAACAGCGACGTGAAatggaaagaagagaaaggtTTCTACAGAGAGAGAATGAACGG GCGGAGAAGAATAAGCAGAAGGAAGAGATTCGCCGAGAGAAAGAGGCTATAAGACGCAAGATTGCAGTTGAGAAAGCAACTGCACGTAGAATTGCTAAAGAGGCTATGGATCTAATTGAAGATGAACAGCTAGAGCTAATGGATTTGGCGGCTAGTAGCAAAGGATTGTCCTCGGTTatacagcttgatcatgagacatTACAAAACCTTGACCTGTATAGAG ATTCTCTGAGCACATTTCCACCAAAAGCTTTGCAATTGAAAATGCCGTTTACCATTTCTCCATGGAAGGATTCCGAGGAAAATGTTGGAAACCTTTTAATG GTTTGGAGATTCCTAATATCATTTTCCGATGTTCTTGACCTATGGCCTTTTACCCTGGATGAGTTTATTCAGGCTTTGCATGACTAT GACTCAAGGTTGCTGGGGGAGATACATATTACTCTTCTGAGATCAATAATACGAGATATTGAAGATGTTGCTAGAACACCTTATAGTGGCATTGGAAATAACCAATATACTACAGCCAATCCTGAGGGTGGTCATCCTCAGATTGTTGAAGGG GCTTATGCATGGGGCTTTGACATTCGTAGTTGGAAAAAGCATTTGAACCCACTAACATGGCCTGAAATACTCAGACAATTGGGACTCTCTAGTGGATTTGGGCCTAGGCTGAAGAAAAATAATTCCCGTGTGACCCATACTGGTGAAAAGGATGAG TTGCAGGCTAAAGGCTGTGAAGATATCATTTCTACTCTTCGCAGTGGTTCAGCAGCTGAGAGTGCTTTTGCATCAATGCTGGAGAAAGGGTTGCTGGCTCCGCGCAAGTCGAGGCATCGGTTGACACCTGGAACTGTCAAGTTTGCTGCCTTTCATGTTCTCTCTCTTGAGGGAAGCAAGGGACTGACTGTAATAGAGCTTGCCGACAAGATTCAG AAATCCGGACTTAGGGACCTGAGAACAAGCAAGACGCCAGAGGCTTCTATCTCTGTTGCATTGACAAGAGATGTGAAGCTCTTCGAAAGAATAGCCCCTTCCACATATTGTGTACGAGCTCCCTATGTGAAGGATCCTGCGGATGGAGAGGCAATACTCTCAGAAGCTAGGAAGAAAATAAAGGCGTTTGAAAATGGCTTAGCAGGTCCAGAAGATGTGAATGATCTTGAAAAGGATGAAGACTTTGAATGTGATATTGATGAGGATCCCGAGGTTGACGATTTAGCCACTCTACCAAGTGCCTCAAAAAGTGCTGATCTAGGTGAAGCTAATGGTTTGTCCGGAAAGGGAGGTGAGATTATGTTCTCCGATGTTAAAGCAAATGTGAAGAGTGAGGTTGAGAAGGAGGTTTCTTCTCCACCTACAAGCAGTATGAAGACCATTGTGCCACAATGCCATAGTGAGCAGGGTAAAGATGCAGCGGTTAGCTGCATGGATAATAAGAATGCTGTGGTTGAAGATATCAAGCAGGGCAAATCATGGGTTCTAGGTCTTACAGAAGGAGATTACTGTCATCTAAGTGTTAAAGAGCGCCTTGAGGCGCTTGTTGCTTTAGTCGGTATTGCCAATGAAGGAAATTCCATCAGAGCTAATCTCGAG GATCGTCTGGAAGCAGCAAATTCTCTTAAAAAGCAAATGTGGGCCGAAGCACAATTAGATAACAGCTGCATGAGAGATGTACTTAAGTTTGATATTCAACACTCTACCCGTGAGATTGATGGTTTCAACAGAGACCCTTCTCAACTTGTAGATGAAACGAAGCCGCCCCTGGAAGTTGTTTCAAACGATGTTCATAAGTTATCTACTGAGAGAGGTTCTGTTAACCAAGAGGGCAATATAAGTCAAGAAAATTGCTCTTCGAAGAGATCACGCTCACAATTAAAATCATACATAAGCCACAAAGCAGAAGAGGTGTATCCATACCGATCCTTGCCGCTTGGACAAGATCGGCGCCACAATCGTTACTGGCACTTTGCTGCATCAGCATCTAAAAGTGATCCTTGCTCGGGCCTTATATTTGTTGAGCTCCATGATAGCAAGTGGCGCCTCATTGATTCAGCAGAG GCTTTTGACACTCTTGTTGCATCACTGGATATGCGTGGGGTCAGAGAGTCCCATTTACGCATAATGTTGCAGAAGATTGAGGGAGCATTCAAAGAGAATGCTTGTAAGAAAATAAACCTAGTTAGAAACCCCTCTTTGAAGGAAGATTCTGTGAGCCCATTTAGTGCTATATTGGGGTCGAGTTCTGATTCAATGGGAGTCTCAACTTCTGTTAGAGTTGAGCTAGGGAGGAGGAATGACAAAGAGAAGGAGAATTTATTAAAAAGGTTCCATAGTTTCCAGAGATGGATGTGGACGGAGACGTACAGCTCAGTGCCTTCTTGTGCTAGGAAAGACGGGAAGAAGAGATGTGAACTATTAGCAACATGTGAAGTTTGTGTTGCTTCTTATTTATCTGAGTATACGCACTGCACTTCTTGCCACCAGAGATTAGACATGGCTGATAGTTCAGAGAGAAAGATAGCAGATTCAGGTTTGACTGCATCTCCTCTTCCTTTTGGAGTCAGGTTACTCAAAGCACTACTTGTTTTTCTTGAG GCATCTGTTCCGGATGAAGCTTATGAATCATTTTGGACAgaggagaaaagaaaaaactggGGGTTTAGGTTGAATGCTTCATCATCACCTGAAGAGTTTTTACAG GTCTTGACTTATTTAGAGAGTGCAATCAAGAAAGAATCTTTGTCATCCAATTTTTTATCGGCAAAGGAGCTCTTTGGAGCTGCTGGTGCTACTGCTGATCCGGGATCCGTGGACGTGTTTCCATGGATACCAAAGACAGTATCAGCGGTTGCTTTGAGACTTTCAGACCTTGATGCATCCATTGTTTATGTGAAGCCAGAGAAACCTGAGCCAGTCCCGGAAGATGAGAAGGAGCAGATT AGCCTTTTCCCTGGAAACTCTCTTCTGAAAGGTAAAGGACCCAAAGAGCAAGAAGACCAAGACGAGGTTGTTCCAAACTCAGGTAAAAAGAGTAGTAAACGACGAGTAATCTTTGGATCTGGATCAAACAAgaaggcgaagaagaagaaagtgcaAGGGGGTAATGGCAGATTTGTCGCTGGTAGGAGCAATGTTGCAGTCAACAGGAACATAATGAGCGTGGAGTTGAACCACCAAGTCCCTGGAAGAGGAAAGAGGACTGTTAGAAAAAGACCAGAGAGGAACGATGAGGACAATTACCGCTTAGTCAGCAGAATGGCTGACATTGTTAAGCCTACAAGCgaagaagatgaggaagagCAAACATTCAGAGGCATTGATCAAGACTGGGCAGGTGAAACTCCTAGAGAGATGGACGAGGAATGGGCTAGTGAAACACCTAACAGAGTGATGACTCCGATGCAAGTGGATGGTGAAAGTGACGACAACAGTGTAGGAGTTCAAtcagaggatgatgatgatgagggtCAGTTTGTGAGTTATAGTCAGAGAAACAAGTGGGGGTTTGATTGGAATAGTAACCCAAATGAGGCTATGGAggatgtagaagaagaagaagttgccGGGGTTGAACAAGTCCAAAGAGAATATGTCGCAGAAATGAGTGAGAGctctgaagatgaagaagatgatgatttaCCTGCTGCTAGTAATAATGCAGCAGCCAACAATTACGACAGAGAATCAGAAGATTACAGCAGCAGCGATTCATGA
- the LOC106435103 gene encoding homeobox-DDT domain protein RLT1 isoform X1 — translation MEMGSDGEEDQIRSVADSNHKNKKMKKVVDASNSKDSPSSKPKRQMKTPFQLQTLEQVYAEETYPSEATRAELSEKLDLSDRQLQMWFCHRRLKDKKDGQVKKTPKPSPVQPASAVPALYLPAAELDSGSDSGSGCSPYSDPRREFASGSSNSPAEYETMGSAGYEPPRSSVMVRRAVACIEAQLGEPLRDDGPILGMEFDPLPPGAFGTPIAMQTHQGHPYESKMYEPHDVRPRRSQAATSSFHDQQSLNDPSSFTPDMFGRYSESHARGVDYEISRPRSSSFMQGNGPLPKSYGNSSRNCSTSQQDMPSPILPSARGDSFLLERDSSGLRAEDPYLLSDGVRMSNDVHRKGKINDGRLGRGSGQKDFEKLELQRKRNEERMRKEMERYERERRKEEERLMRERIKEEERLQREQRREMERRERFLQRENERAEKNKQKEEIRREKEAIRRKIAVEKATARRIAKEAMDLIEDEQLELMDLAASSKGLSSVIQLDHETLQNLDLYRDSLSTFPPKALQLKMPFTISPWKDSEENVGNLLMVWRFLISFSDVLDLWPFTLDEFIQALHDYDSRLLGEIHITLLRSIIRDIEDVARTPYSGIGNNQYTTANPEGGHPQIVEGAYAWGFDIRSWKKHLNPLTWPEILRQLGLSSGFGPRLKKNNSRVTHTGEKDELQAKGCEDIISTLRSGSAAESAFASMLEKGLLAPRKSRHRLTPGTVKFAAFHVLSLEGSKGLTVIELADKIQKSGLRDLRTSKTPEASISVALTRDVKLFERIAPSTYCVRAPYVKDPADGEAILSEARKKIKAFENGLAGPEDVNDLEKDEDFECDIDEDPEVDDLATLPSASKSADLGEANGLSGKGGEIMFSDVKANVKSEVEKEVSSPPTSSMKTIVPQCHSEQGKDAAVSCMDNKNAVVEDIKQGKSWVLGLTEGDYCHLSVKERLEALVALVGIANEGNSIRANLEDRLEAANSLKKQMWAEAQLDNSCMRDVLKFDIQHSTREIDGFNRDPSQLVDETKPPLEVVSNDVHKLSTERGSVNQEGNISQENCSSKRSRSQLKSYISHKAEEVYPYRSLPLGQDRRHNRYWHFAASASKSDPCSGLIFVELHDSKWRLIDSAEAFDTLVASLDMRGVRESHLRIMLQKIEGAFKENACKKINLVRNPSLKEDSVSPFSAILGSSSDSMGVSTSVRVELGRRNDKEKENLLKRFHSFQRWMWTETYSSVPSCARKDGKKRCELLATCEVCVASYLSEYTHCTSCHQRLDMADSSERKIADSGLTASPLPFGVRLLKALLVFLEASVPDEAYESFWTEEKRKNWGFRLNASSSPEEFLQVLTYLESAIKKESLSSNFLSAKELFGAAGATADPGSVDVFPWIPKTVSAVALRLSDLDASIVYVKPEKPEPVPEDEKEQISLFPGNSLLKGKGPKEQEDQDEVVPNSGKKSSKRRVIFGSGSNKKAKKKKVQGGNGRFVAGRSNVAVNRNIMSVELNHQVPGRGKRTVRKRPERNDEDNYRLVSRMADIVKPTSEEDEEEQTFRGIDQDWAGETPREMDEEWASETPNRVMTPMQVDGESDDNSVGVQSEDDDDEGQFVSYSQRNKWGFDWNSNPNEAMEDVEEEEVAGVEQVQREYVAEMSESSEDEEDDDLPAASNNAAANNYDRESEDYSSSDS, via the exons ATGGAGATGGGTTCCGATGGAGAAGAGGATCAGATCAGGAGCGTTGCTGATTCTAACCATAAGaataagaagatgaagaaggtcGTTGATGCTTCCAATTCAAAGGACTCTCCCTCCTCTAAGCCTAAGCGTCAGATGAAGACTCCCTTTCAGCTCCAAACCCTCGAGCAAGTCTATGCAG AGGAAACGTATCCCTCGGAGGCGACGAGGGCTGAGCTGtctgagaaacttgatttgtcAGATCGGCAGTTACAGATGTGGTTTTGTCACAGGAGGTTGAAGGACAAGAAGGATGGTCAGGTCAAGAAAACTCCCAAACCGTCCCCGGTTCAACCGGCTTCTGCTGTTCCTGCTTTGTACTTACCTGCTGCTGAACTGGACTCCGGATCTGATTCGGGTTCTGGCTGCAGCCCTTACTCGGATCCCAGGAGGGAGTTCGCGAGTGGTAGTAGTAACTCTCCCGCTGAGTACGAGACAATGGGGAGCGCAGGGTACGAGCCGCCACGGTCGTCTGTGATGGTTCGTAGAGCTGTTGCTTGCATTGAGGCTCAGTTAGGGGAGCCGTTGCGAGATGATGGACCTATTCTTGGAATGGAGTTTGATCCCTTGCCTCCTGGTGCTTTTGGGACACCTATAG CAATGCAGACGCACCAAGGTCATCCATATGAGAGCAAAATGTATGAGCCCCATGATGTCCGTCCTCGAAGA TCTCAGGCTGCCACCAGTTCTTTCCATGACCAACAATCTCTGAACGACCCGTCTTCCTTTACACCTGATATGTTCGGGCGGTACTCTGAAAGTCATGCACGTGGTGTGGACTATGAAATATCACGGCCTAGGAGTTCGTCGTTTATGCAGGGGAATGGGCCTTTACCAAAGTCCTATGGAAACTCATCTCGTAACTGTTCTACATCTCAGCAAGACATGCCTAGCCCCATTCTCCCATCAGCTCGTGGTGATAGCTTCTTGCTGGAGAGAGACTCCTCAGGCCTCCGAGCTGAAGATCCGTATTTGTTGTCTGACGGGGTGCGTATGAGTAATGATGTGCATAGGAAGGGAAAG ATTAACGATGGTAGACTCGGAAGAGGGAGTGGACAAAAGGATTTTGAGAAACTAGAACTTCAGAGGAAAAGG AATGAAGAACGCATGAGGAAAGAGATGGAAAGGTATGAGCGTGAGAGGcgtaaagaagaagagaggttgATGCGTGAAAGAATAAAAGAAGAGGAGAGGTTACAGCGTGAACAGCGACGTGAAatggaaagaagagaaaggtTTCTACAGAGAGAGAATGAACGG GCGGAGAAGAATAAGCAGAAGGAAGAGATTCGCCGAGAGAAAGAGGCTATAAGACGCAAGATTGCAGTTGAGAAAGCAACTGCACGTAGAATTGCTAAAGAGGCTATGGATCTAATTGAAGATGAACAGCTAGAGCTAATGGATTTGGCGGCTAGTAGCAAAGGATTGTCCTCGGTTatacagcttgatcatgagacatTACAAAACCTTGACCTGTATAGAG ATTCTCTGAGCACATTTCCACCAAAAGCTTTGCAATTGAAAATGCCGTTTACCATTTCTCCATGGAAGGATTCCGAGGAAAATGTTGGAAACCTTTTAATG GTTTGGAGATTCCTAATATCATTTTCCGATGTTCTTGACCTATGGCCTTTTACCCTGGATGAGTTTATTCAGGCTTTGCATGACTAT GACTCAAGGTTGCTGGGGGAGATACATATTACTCTTCTGAGATCAATAATACGAGATATTGAAGATGTTGCTAGAACACCTTATAGTGGCATTGGAAATAACCAATATACTACAGCCAATCCTGAGGGTGGTCATCCTCAGATTGTTGAAGGG GCTTATGCATGGGGCTTTGACATTCGTAGTTGGAAAAAGCATTTGAACCCACTAACATGGCCTGAAATACTCAGACAATTGGGACTCTCTAGTGGATTTGGGCCTAGGCTGAAGAAAAATAATTCCCGTGTGACCCATACTGGTGAAAAGGATGAG TTGCAGGCTAAAGGCTGTGAAGATATCATTTCTACTCTTCGCAGTGGTTCAGCAGCTGAGAGTGCTTTTGCATCAATGCTGGAGAAAGGGTTGCTGGCTCCGCGCAAGTCGAGGCATCGGTTGACACCTGGAACTGTCAAGTTTGCTGCCTTTCATGTTCTCTCTCTTGAGGGAAGCAAGGGACTGACTGTAATAGAGCTTGCCGACAAGATTCAG AAATCCGGACTTAGGGACCTGAGAACAAGCAAGACGCCAGAGGCTTCTATCTCTGTTGCATTGACAAGAGATGTGAAGCTCTTCGAAAGAATAGCCCCTTCCACATATTGTGTACGAGCTCCCTATGTGAAGGATCCTGCGGATGGAGAGGCAATACTCTCAGAAGCTAGGAAGAAAATAAAGGCGTTTGAAAATGGCTTAGCAGGTCCAGAAGATGTGAATGATCTTGAAAAGGATGAAGACTTTGAATGTGATATTGATGAGGATCCCGAGGTTGACGATTTAGCCACTCTACCAAGTGCCTCAAAAAGTGCTGATCTAGGTGAAGCTAATGGTTTGTCCGGAAAGGGAGGTGAGATTATGTTCTCCGATGTTAAAGCAAATGTGAAGAGTGAGGTTGAGAAGGAGGTTTCTTCTCCACCTACAAGCAGTATGAAGACCATTGTGCCACAATGCCATAGTGAGCAGGGTAAAGATGCAGCGGTTAGCTGCATGGATAATAAGAATGCTGTGGTTGAAGATATCAAGCAGGGCAAATCATGGGTTCTAGGTCTTACAGAAGGAGATTACTGTCATCTAAGTGTTAAAGAGCGCCTTGAGGCGCTTGTTGCTTTAGTCGGTATTGCCAATGAAGGAAATTCCATCAGAGCTAATCTCGAG GATCGTCTGGAAGCAGCAAATTCTCTTAAAAAGCAAATGTGGGCCGAAGCACAATTAGATAACAGCTGCATGAGAGATGTACTTAAGTTTGATATTCAACACTCTACCCGTGAGATTGATGGTTTCAACAGAGACCCTTCTCAACTTGTAGATGAAACGAAGCCGCCCCTGGAAGTTGTTTCAAACGATGTTCATAAGTTATCTACTGAGAGAGGTTCTGTTAACCAAGAGGGCAATATAAGTCAAGAAAATTGCTCTTCGAAGAGATCACGCTCACAATTAAAATCATACATAAGCCACAAAGCAGAAGAGGTGTATCCATACCGATCCTTGCCGCTTGGACAAGATCGGCGCCACAATCGTTACTGGCACTTTGCTGCATCAGCATCTAAAAGTGATCCTTGCTCGGGCCTTATATTTGTTGAGCTCCATGATAGCAAGTGGCGCCTCATTGATTCAGCAGAG GCTTTTGACACTCTTGTTGCATCACTGGATATGCGTGGGGTCAGAGAGTCCCATTTACGCATAATGTTGCAGAAGATTGAGGGAGCATTCAAAGAGAATGCTTGTAAGAAAATAAACCTAGTTAGAAACCCCTCTTTGAAGGAAGATTCTGTGAGCCCATTTAGTGCTATATTGGGGTCGAGTTCTGATTCAATGGGAGTCTCAACTTCTGTTAGAGTTGAGCTAGGGAGGAGGAATGACAAAGAGAAGGAGAATTTATTAAAAAGGTTCCATAGTTTCCAGAGATGGATGTGGACGGAGACGTACAGCTCAGTGCCTTCTTGTGCTAGGAAAGACGGGAAGAAGAGATGTGAACTATTAGCAACATGTGAAGTTTGTGTTGCTTCTTATTTATCTGAGTATACGCACTGCACTTCTTGCCACCAGAGATTAGACATGGCTGATAGTTCAGAGAGAAAGATAGCAGATTCAGGTTTGACTGCATCTCCTCTTCCTTTTGGAGTCAGGTTACTCAAAGCACTACTTGTTTTTCTTGAG GCATCTGTTCCGGATGAAGCTTATGAATCATTTTGGACAgaggagaaaagaaaaaactggGGGTTTAGGTTGAATGCTTCATCATCACCTGAAGAGTTTTTACAG GTCTTGACTTATTTAGAGAGTGCAATCAAGAAAGAATCTTTGTCATCCAATTTTTTATCGGCAAAGGAGCTCTTTGGAGCTGCTGGTGCTACTGCTGATCCGGGATCCGTGGACGTGTTTCCATGGATACCAAAGACAGTATCAGCGGTTGCTTTGAGACTTTCAGACCTTGATGCATCCATTGTTTATGTGAAGCCAGAGAAACCTGAGCCAGTCCCGGAAGATGAGAAGGAGCAGATT AGCCTTTTCCCTGGAAACTCTCTTCTGAAAGGTAAAGGACCCAAAGAGCAAGAAGACCAAGACGAGGTTGTTCCAAACTCAGGTAAAAAGAGTAGTAAACGACGAGTAATCTTTGGATCTGGATCAAACAAgaaggcgaagaagaagaaagtgcaAGGGGGTAATGGCAGATTTGTCGCTGGTAGGAGCAATGTTGCAGTCAACAGGAACATAATGAGCGTGGAGTTGAACCACCAAGTCCCTGGAAGAGGAAAGAGGACTGTTAGAAAAAGACCAGAGAGGAACGATGAGGACAATTACCGCTTAGTCAGCAGAATGGCTGACATTGTTAAGCCTACAAGCgaagaagatgaggaagagCAAACATTCAGAGGCATTGATCAAGACTGGGCAGGTGAAACTCCTAGAGAGATGGACGAGGAATGGGCTAGTGAAACACCTAACAGAGTGATGACTCCGATGCAAGTGGATGGTGAAAGTGACGACAACAGTGTAGGAGTTCAAtcagaggatgatgatgatgagggtCAGTTTGTGAGTTATAGTCAGAGAAACAAGTGGGGGTTTGATTGGAATAGTAACCCAAATGAGGCTATGGAggatgtagaagaagaagaagttgccGGGGTTGAACAAGTCCAAAGAGAATATGTCGCAGAAATGAGTGAGAGctctgaagatgaagaagatgatgatttaCCTGCTGCTAGTAATAATGCAGCAGCCAACAATTACGACAGAGAATCAGAAGATTACAGCAGCAGCGATTCATGA